One window of the Pyrus communis chromosome 17, drPyrComm1.1, whole genome shotgun sequence genome contains the following:
- the LOC137722337 gene encoding coniferyl alcohol acyltransferase: MAVEADFEVNFTGKFIVKATNPMPDQPHILTLSNLDLLSGRFPVTYFYFYPNKPHDHDHDGSNFTSIIESLKTSLANTLDCYYPFCGRIVTNPHTNEPKIMCDNSGALVVEAHANIPLKRLNFYNIDRSLQKDKLVSINPDFPLQVQATFYTCGGVSITFTFDHALGDATSFGNFLLSWSEIARKKPISCMPDHRRNLHLRARSPPTYHSSLDHTFVKCTMEEIMNIPTAKTLIKRLYFIDGSSIKQLQNLASKNGKQRTKIEAVSAYIWKTMVTAIDTKSHGMCKMGWLVDGRSRLHKNEDENSLSNYIGNVLSLACGEAIVSDLNQNSISEVADMVGEAISKVTNEEHFLDLIDWIECHRPGIMLSRVVLGQGGPTVVLSSGRRFPVGELDFGFGSPVLGTVCSTIERIGVAYMNQRSSAKGDGSWTVSSILWPELAAALESDSIFQPMTTSHLQL; encoded by the coding sequence ATGGCAGTAGAGGCTGATTTCGAAGTGAACTTCACCGGCAAGTTTATTGTCAAAGCTACAAATCCCATGCCGGACCAGCCTCACATCCTCACTCTCTCAAACCTCGACTTGCTCTCCGGCCGCTTTCCGGTCACGTACTTCTATTTCTATCCCAACAAACCACATGATCACGATCATGATGGTTCCAACTTTACCTCTATCATTGAGTCCTTAAAGACCTCCCTTGCCAATACTCTCGACTGTTACTACCCCTTCTGCGGTCGAATCGTCACTAACCCGCATACCAACGAGCCCAAAATCATGTGTGACAACTCGGGTGCCCTAGTTGTGGAAGCTCATGCCAACATTCCTTTGAAAAGATTGAATTTCTACAATATTGATCGATCTCTTCAAAAGGATAAACTAGTCTCCATCAACCCTGATTTTCCTTTACAAGTTCAAGCCACATTTTATACATGCGGAGGCGTTTCAATCACGTTCACTTTTGACCATGCACTTGGAGACGCCACTAGCTTTGGCAATTTTCTTCTCTCATGGTCCGAAATAGCACGAAAGAAGCCGATTTCCTGCATGCCGGATCACCGGAGAAACCTACACCTTCGTGCGCGAAGCCCTCCAACTTATCACTCTTCCTTGGACCACACGTTTGTCAAGTGCACTATGGAAGAGATTATGAATATCCCAACAGCCAAAACCTTGATTAAGCGTCTTTATTTCATCGACGGTTCGAGCATCAAGCAGCTTCAAAATCTTGCATCAAAAAATGGAAAGCAGAGAACAAAAATTGAGGCAGTCTCGGCTTACATATGGAAAACCATGGTCACTGCCATCGATACAAAATCCCATGGAATGTGCAAGATGGGGTGGCTGGTAGATGGACGGTCTAGATTGCACAAAAACGAAGATGAAAACTCATTGTCAAATTACATTGGAAATGTGTTGTCGTTGGCATGTGGAGAGGCAATTGTGAGTGatttgaatcaaaattcaatCTCAGAAGTTGCTGATATGGTTGGTGAGGCAATTTCAAAGGTGACAAATGAGGAGCATTTCTTGGACTTGATTGATTGGATTGAGTGTCACAGGCCTGGGATTATGTTATCCAGGGTTGTCCTGGGACAAGGAGGCCCAACGGTTGTTTTGTCATCAGGAAGAAGGTTTCCAGTCGGTGAGTTGGACTTTGGATTTGGGAGTCCGGTGCTTGGGACTGTTTGTTCCACAATTGAGAGGATTGGAGTGGCTTACATGAACCAAAGGTCAAGTGCAAAGGGTGATGGCTCATGGACTGTTTCTTCTATCCTGTGGCCGGAGTTGGCAGCTGCTTTGGAGTCCGACTCCATTTTTCAGCCCATGACCACTAGCCATCTTCAACTTTAG
- the LOC137722666 gene encoding cytochrome b5-like, translating to MGGDGKVFTLAQVSEHNTPKDCWLIISGKVYDVTRFLEDHPGGDDVLVSATGKDATDDFEDVGHSENARGMLKDFYVGEIDASTIPKSTTYTPPKQPNYNQDKTSEFIIKLLQFLVPIAILGLAFGIRLYAKSS from the exons ATGGGTGGTGACGGAAAGGTTTTCACTTTGGCTCAAGTCTCCGAGCACAACACCCCCAAGGACTGCTGGCTAATCATCAGTGGCAAG GTTTATGATGTGACCAGGTTCTTGGAGGACCATCCTGGTGGTGATGATGTTTTGGTGTCAGCAACTG GGAAGGATGCAACTGATGATTTTGAGGACGTGGGTCATAGCGAGAATGCCAGAGGTATGTTGAAGGACTTCTACGTGGGAGAGATTGATGCCTCTACTATCCCCAAAAGTACCACATATACTCCGCCGAAGCAGCCTAATTACAATCAGGACAAGACTTCAGAGTTTATCATCAAACTTCTCCAGTTCCTGGTTCCCATTGCAATCTTGGGTTTGGCTTTTGGCATCCGCCTTTACGCCAAGTCATCTTAA